The Chanodichthys erythropterus isolate Z2021 chromosome 12, ASM2448905v1, whole genome shotgun sequence genome contains a region encoding:
- the LOC137032670 gene encoding transcription elongation factor A N-terminal and central domain-containing protein produces MNTKEIIHYAIQIERLHSDGSYEDIVPLLTDLNNISVTLEQIQTTEIVKVLYKLLKVCPVVRAKTIAKSLLSKWKKLYKLSPMLKINNKDTWEDKELETHNLPNVEEIPSVSIGSQHLNEKGNANQEFTCNTEQHDITKDVKQGKCEDSSVGSDKLSSEKPCSANDAAESVQLQHEEERFTPVTMLHRSDREEDFRTSVPQNTNQPSTSSDSTALRSKCILLILQVLTPNQQKDSDHMDKHKALAQDIEAHVHALYGRNQLKYKSCIRSKVANLKNPKNPHLRQGLMSGQLTPEAFARMSAEEMAGAELRQLREGYTTLGISEHQLPEAVEGTPTNKVRCRRCGSLDCRVSQMSRGMLFLPSWVRSGSADDDLMTFMTCANCGEQWYHSSWVCL; encoded by the coding sequence ATGAATACTAAAGAGATAATTCATTATGCTATACAAATAGAAAGGTTGCACAGTGATGGCAGCTATGAAGATATTGTACCATTACTGACAGATctgaataacatttctgtcacaTTAGAGCAGATTCAAACTACAGAGATTGTGAAGGTTCTTTATAAACTACTTAAGGTCTGTCCAGTTGTGAGGGCTAAAACAATAGCAAAGAGCTTGCTCTCAAAATGGAAGAAGTTGTACAAGTTGTCACCTATGCTGAAAATTAATAACAAAGACACATGGGAAGACAAGGAACTAGAGACACATAACCTGCCTAATGTTGAGGAAATTCCCTCTGTATCCATTGGATCTCAGCACTTAAATGAAAAAGGGAATGCGAATCAAGAATTTACATGCAACACGGAGCAACATGATATAACAAAGGATGTAAAACAGGGCAAATGTGAAGACAGTAGTGTGGGCTCAGATAAGTTGTCTTCTGAAAAGCCTTGTTCAGCGAATGATGCTGCAGAATCTGTTCAGCTACAACATGAGGAAGAACGCTTCACTCCAGTCACAATGTTACATAGATCCGATAGAGAGGAAGATTTTAGAACATCAGTTCCTCAAAACACTAATCAGCCCAGCACTTCCTCTGACTCCACGGCATTGAGATCCAAATGTATCTTGCTGATTCTCCAGGTTCTTACCCCAAATCAGCAAAAAGACTCAGATCATATGGACAAACACAAAGCCCTTGCTCAGGACATTGAAGCACATGTTCATGCTCTTTACGGAAGAAACCAGCTTAAGTACAAGTCCTGCATCAGGAGCAAGGTGGCCAACCTAAAGAACCCAAAAAACCCTCATCTACGCCAAGGCCTTATGTCAGGACAGCTGACTCCAGAGGCATTTGCCAGGATGTCTGCAGAGGAAATGGCAGGGGCAGAACTTCGACAGCTTAGGGAAGGTTACACCACTTTGGGCATCAGTGAGCATCAGTTACCAGAGGCAGTGGAAGGGACACCCACCAATAAAGTTCGCTGCAGGCGCTGTGGCAGTTTGGACTGCAGGGTGTCACAGATGTCACGAGGGATGCTGTTCTTGCCCTCTTGGGTACGGAGTGGCAGTGCAGATGATGATTTGATGACTTTTATGACCTGTGCTAATTGTGGAGAGCAGTGGTACCACAGCAGCTGGGTTTGCCTTTGA
- the LOC137032671 gene encoding ras-related protein Rab-9A-like, giving the protein MIMTTKSSLLKVILLGDGGVGKSSLMNRYVSDKFDSHLFHTIGVEFLNKELAVDGHTVTLQIWDTAGQERFRSLRTPFYRGSDCCLLTFSVDDNQSFLNLNNWTKEFAYYADVRDPEKFPFVVLGNKVDVTERQVSMEDAQRWCQENGGYPYFETSAKDATNVSAAFEEAVRRVLASDDRTEHLLPTDTVDIRRKPRSNGSCC; this is encoded by the coding sequence atgatcatgACCACCAAATCGTCTTTGCTGAAGGTGATTCTGCTGGGGGATGGTGGCGTGGGAAAGTCATCCCTTATGAACCGCTACGTCTCCGACAAGTTTGATTCACATCTATTCCACACAATCGGTGTAGAGTTTCTTAACAAAGAGCTGGCGGTGGACGGTCACACGGTTACCCTACAAATCTGGGACACAGCAGGCCAGGAGAGGTTCAGAAGTCTCCGTACGCCCTTTTACCGTGGCTCTGACTGCTGTCTGCTCACATTTAGCGTGGATGATAATCAAAGTTTCCTGAACCTCAACAACTGGACGAAAGAGTTTGCATACTACGCAGATGTCAGGGACCCTGAGAAATTTCCTTTTGTTGTTCTAGGAAATAAAGTAGATGTGACGGAGCGTCAGGTGTCAATGGAAGATGCTCAAAGGTGGTGTCAAGAGAATGGTGGATATCCATACTTTGAAACAAGCGCGAAGGATGCCACTAATGTCTCAGCTGCTTTTGAGGAAGCAGTTAGGCGTGTACTCGCATCTGATGATCGCACAGAACATCTGCTGCCCACAGACACTGTTGACATACGCAGAAAGCCGCGTTCTAATGGCTCGTGCTGTTGa